The genomic stretch GCCCGTTAACGGCGTGGGCTTGAGCCTCAGAAGAGGAATGCCGAAAAATTCATCCATGACAAGATCGCCGAGCTTGAGTTCCAGAATATCCGGCACGAGCTGAAAATCAACGCCGTAATTCTCACAAAGGTTAGCTATGTTCACGACCTTTTCGTGATTGAGAGGAAAATTTGCTATCACCACGCCGCCGAAACCGCGGTTTTGCGTATACACTCTCAATTCTTCCGCGTCGGGATAATGATTTATCCACAAGGCCGCCTGATGCCTGAGCCGGAGCCGGCGCTGTAATGCCCGCACTATTTTTCCCCGCCCCACAACAAGTATCTTATCCGGCTGAAAGAACCTCTTTATGCACAGAACCATAAAAAATTTCAGAAACTCTCTTTCGGCAAAAACCATGATCACCGAAAACATCAGAAAATATGTGAGCATTAGCCTGGAATAAGAAAAAGGCCTCCAGAAAAATGTGAGAACTATAACAAAGCCGAAAGCCACCGCCCCGGCTCGGATGATCCTGAAAAGCTCGTAAACATAAGTCAGCTGCAGCTTGTTGTAAAATTTATAGTGATAGAAAAAATATATAAAAACCAGCAGAACAGGAGTGAGCAGCCTGTTATACGCCGGATGGAAAAACAACCCGTGCCTCATATAATTCGCCAGCATAAAAGCCAGCAAAAGAACCGAGGCGTCCGCGAACAGGTAAACGAACTTAAAGGCGAAAATAAATTTTTTCTTCATTCGGCATGATTATAGCAGAAAGCCGCCGATACATCAAAAATAATTCGCGTGATATTTGTCACCGAACCGCGGCGGGCCGGGCAGACGCGGGCACGGAGCTCAAAATGATTTTTTTTGCTAAAATAATAGCTATGAAAAATTTTAAGGCATGCTTACTGACAATCCTGTTCTGCCCGTGCGCTTTCGGGGCGTCGGCAAGAGACTTCGGCTGGAAGGGCGACCCCTATTACAGCTACGCGAGTTTTTCACAGATCCTGCGGACAGAGAAAACCATCACGCAAAGCGAATCAGAAACATCTCTATATATCAGTCTGCTGAAAGAATCTTTCCGGCCGAGCGCGATACTCTTAGAACTTTTCGCCAGTCCCCTGCCGTATGCGGCCTCGCACGCGAAAAAACACAACAGCGCCCTGTATGAGAATTTTGACTTCTCCGGCAGCGCCAATCTGCTGAACGCTCTGACAGCGGGCGAAGAAGATCCCTGGGGGGTGTCGCTGTTTGTGGGAAAAATCGTACCCTTCAGGCCGGGAAAGGCGGCGGGTTACACCGGAGTCGCTTACTCGGGAGGCCTCCTGACAATGGGCAAAAAACACTTCAAAAACAACGTGATATACGACGACACATGGGCCCAGCTGGAGTGGAAGATAAAAGGAGTGCGGGTGACAAGGTTCTCCAAACAGATATGGAGTTTCAGAACGGGAGTGAAGCTCCATGACAATCCGGCTATACGCGATTCCTTTTACTTTTCTTTGTTCCGCGACAGGATTGATTACGCCCAGAGGCGGTTCCGATTCTGGCGGAATTCAAATTTTGATGTGTTCGCCGCGTTCCGCAAAGAAGACCTGAAACCCGTGAAACTGCAATTGCTGATGGGCAGAAACTTTCCTCACTCTGCCCGGAAAAGAGGCGCCTCTTACTCAATATCAGCCGGTATCCTGTGGGAAGGCCGGAGCAAATATTCGGGCGTGATGAAAGAAGTTAACGAAAGCCCGTCCGTCCAGTTCATATTGCGGCCCACGGTGAAATTTTAAGGCCGCTGTTCCGTGCTTTCTGAAAATATTAAGGACGTCCCCTTTTTTCGGGGATTATCTTTCTGCCCTTTATTTCTTCTATGATAGCTTCTTTCTCGCTTTTGCGGGATTCCATCCTTTTGAGCAGTATTTTCTCCTTGTTTTTTCTGTTCTTAATAGTTCTTTTGACGAATTTATCCAGCACTTTTTTCCTGTATTTTACATATTCCGGCCCCAGGCCCACAGGCTCCGACGGCTGAAAGCCTCGTAAACGAAGCTCTGATTTCCCGAGGCGACTTTTATTCTCTTAGGCGACTTGCCCCTGTTTTCAACTTCAACTTTTCCCTTATAGACTGCGGCGGCAGTTTCTTTCCCGTTATGCGTTACTGTAAATTCCGTGCCCCTGACACCTATTATAGCCAGAGGAGAGGAAACAAAAAAAACCGCCTCTTCGGACGGCACAACGGAAGATGTCACCCGGCCGGATTTGAGCGAAACCTCAAGAGCGCCGCCCGTGGAAAGAATTTCCGCCTCGGTATTTTCCTCAAAACGCACGGCGGTCTCATCGTCAAACATGATCTCGGCAAAAGCCGCGTCATCGGTTTTCACAAAGCTCTTCTCATACACCGGCGCGAATTTTTCAGCGTCATCCCACTTATCT from Candidatus Omnitrophota bacterium encodes the following:
- a CDS encoding sugar transferase translates to MKKKFIFAFKFVYLFADASVLLLAFMLANYMRHGLFFHPAYNRLLTPVLLVFIYFFYHYKFYNKLQLTYVYELFRIIRAGAVAFGFVIVLTFFWRPFSYSRLMLTYFLMFSVIMVFAEREFLKFFMVLCIKRFFQPDKILVVGRGKIVRALQRRLRLRHQAALWINHYPDAEELRVYTQNRGFGGVVIANFPLNHEKVVNIANLCENYGVDFQLVPDILELKLGDLVMDEFFGIPLLRLKPTPLTGTHLFMKNIFDVAATIAGVAVFMPFFILIASLIKIDSPGDIIYSHIRRGRRGRDFKFFKFRTMVKNADAIIREERRSHYKSGNLLFKKKRDARVTRVGRFLRKFSLDELPQLLNVLKGDMSIVGPRPQILSEAEGYDESAQRRLRIKPGITGLWQVSGRSDLTYEEMVRLDIFYVQNWSMEEDFRILLRTVPAVFFGKGAY
- a CDS encoding FecR domain-containing protein, which produces MRRCRKPPEKRLSGSAAAPICLYSLRREDKMTYKFFTGFCAAIFAASAPFCFLQAFEEPSGTILDIGGKVTILREDKWDDAEKFAPVYEKSFVKTDDAAFAEIMFDDETAVRFEENTEAEILSTGGALEVSLKSGRVTSSVVPSEEAVFFVSSPLAIIGVRGTEFTVTHNGKETAAAVYKGKVEVENRGKSPKRIKVASGNQSFVYEAFSRRSLWAWGRNM